In one Thermodesulfobium acidiphilum genomic region, the following are encoded:
- the rfbC gene encoding dTDP-4-dehydrorhamnose 3,5-epimerase — protein sequence MAFKFIETVIPEVIMVKPKVFEDERGFFLESYKKSDFIKAGIYKEFIQDNHSRSVKGVLRGLHYQLNPKAQGKLIRCIKGKIFDVAVDIRENSPTFLKYVAAELSEENKFMLWIPEGFAHGFLTLSDEAEIIYKVSGNSYSPEHDRSILWNDPEIGINWPLEGEPILSKKDREAPLLRYAEINFVYDGR from the coding sequence ATGGCATTTAAATTTATAGAAACAGTAATTCCAGAAGTAATAATGGTTAAGCCAAAGGTGTTTGAAGACGAAAGAGGCTTTTTCTTAGAGAGTTATAAAAAATCAGATTTTATAAAAGCTGGAATATATAAAGAGTTTATCCAGGATAATCATTCCAGATCAGTTAAGGGAGTCTTAAGGGGCCTTCACTACCAACTAAACCCGAAAGCTCAAGGAAAGTTGATAAGGTGTATAAAGGGCAAGATATTCGACGTGGCAGTGGATATAAGGGAAAATAGTCCCACATTTCTAAAATATGTAGCAGCAGAGCTTTCAGAAGAAAATAAATTTATGTTATGGATACCTGAGGGATTTGCACATGGGTTTCTTACCTTATCAGATGAGGCAGAAATCATTTACAAGGTGTCTGGCAACTCATATTCTCCAGAACATGACAGATCAATTCTCTGGAATGACCCTGAGATTGGAATAAATTGGCCATTAGAAGGTGAACCAATTCTGTCAAAAAAGGACAGAGAAGCGCCGCTTTTGCGCTATGCAGAGATTAATTTTGTATATGATGGAAGATAG
- a CDS encoding class I SAM-dependent methyltransferase encodes MNLGNAKENRLFVINNEKRYFATADDIHPEIENNSLSYIVKAITDNSTVLDVGCSYGYLGEWLTKNKNCQVYGIDIDEEALGYVKERGYYKDVFHLDLDYPQNTKDEFERFAKLQNIFDFAICADVLEHLKNPTNALDFISSKLKLGGQVLISIPNIAHMDIILNLLESKFNYSEFGILDNTHLRFFTKKSFAEWIKNANEFYKDKGFKFDAKYLGATTYVSEFLVDVKNNHAELYSKILGINNELEILQHIFVLTKVNSFANTYNLDEIINTVNYPNAFSIIASSISSLENELTFKDSHIQELNSKVASLENELESREVEIKNLNNELTNKDSYIQELNSKVDSLENELISVLQSRSWRYTRPIRKLLHKLKLNKK; translated from the coding sequence TTGAATCTCGGTAACGCAAAAGAAAACAGACTATTTGTGATAAATAATGAGAAAAGATATTTTGCGACCGCAGATGATATACACCCAGAGATAGAAAATAATTCGCTTTCGTATATTGTCAAAGCTATAACGGATAATTCTACAGTGCTTGATGTTGGCTGTTCGTATGGTTACTTAGGCGAATGGCTAACAAAGAATAAAAACTGTCAAGTATATGGAATAGATATAGATGAAGAAGCTTTAGGGTATGTGAAAGAAAGAGGATACTACAAAGATGTATTTCATTTAGACCTTGATTACCCCCAAAATACAAAAGATGAATTTGAGAGATTTGCAAAACTACAAAATATTTTTGATTTTGCAATATGTGCAGATGTTTTAGAGCACCTAAAGAATCCTACAAATGCATTGGATTTTATTTCTTCAAAGCTTAAATTAGGCGGACAGGTTTTAATTAGCATACCTAATATTGCACATATGGATATAATCCTAAACTTATTAGAAAGTAAATTTAATTATTCTGAGTTTGGCATATTAGACAATACTCATTTAAGATTTTTTACGAAAAAGTCATTTGCTGAATGGATAAAAAACGCCAATGAATTTTACAAAGACAAGGGGTTTAAATTTGATGCTAAATATCTGGGCGCTACTACGTATGTTTCAGAATTTTTGGTAGATGTCAAAAATAATCATGCTGAATTATATAGTAAAATATTGGGGATTAATAATGAGCTTGAAATATTGCAGCATATTTTTGTACTAACTAAGGTTAATAGTTTTGCAAATACTTATAACTTAGATGAAATAATAAACACAGTAAACTACCCCAATGCTTTTTCAATTATTGCTTCAAGCATATCCTCTTTAGAAAATGAATTAACATTCAAAGATTCACATATTCAAGAACTAAACTCCAAAGTAGCCTCATTAGAGAACGAATTAGAATCAAGAGAGGTTGAAATCAAAAATCTAAATAACGAGCTTACAAACAAAGATTCATATATTCAAGAACTAAACTCCAAAGTAGACTCTTTAGAAAACGAATTAATTTCTGTTTTGCAAAGCAGAAGTTGGCGCTATACAAGGCCGATAAGAAAACTCTTACATAAATTGAAACTGAACAAAAAATAA